In the genome of Mangifera indica cultivar Alphonso chromosome 9, CATAS_Mindica_2.1, whole genome shotgun sequence, the window CATGCCATTAGTGGCAAATTTAAGGAGCAAGCAAGCAACTGTTGAGCCAAGAAGCTGACCAATCCAATACAAAATGCCGTCTgtcaaactaatatgtcccccAATAAACGCCCCAAATGTCACGGCGGGGTTCACATGCCCACCGGAGATGTTGTAACCGACGGAGACGCCGACAAAGAGGCCAAAACCATGAGCCAATGCTTCTGCAATAAGGCCGGCCGGAGTGGTGGAACCATCGTCAGTCAGCTTGTTGAAGGCCATGCCTGATCCTTCGCCCGCGAAAACAAATATGAGGGTGCTGATGAATTCAGCTAACGGAGCTTTGAATATTGCAAGTGGAGAACCTGCCGATGGTCCAAACGATATTCTGTTGAACGGCATCGTTTTGGTGATGGATGGTTGAGATTATTGATGTCTGGTGTGAACAGTGAACGTCTCTCGATAGGGAGCGTAGTGATGACTTTATACTGAATTTTTAGGACATAGTTACATTTTGACCTCTGGAAAATCGTTTTCCACTTTGGGATccattaaaacataaaaataacattGAAGTCCTCGTTGACTTGTAGTTATAACAGTTAATATCAACaaattcattgaaaaatttgttTTCGTGCAGATTTTGGATAAGGGTGGCCGCTTGACATCCACTGGCATGTCTACAGAGTGGATAATAGCCGCTTCGTGCGGTTGTGCTTTAGCGGGACTACGGGAGGTGGGGGCATAGGCtcttgtgttttgttttaaccagTAACTTTTACAcgtaaaaaaaatgcaaatattATGGATTATTCTATATGACAAATGAGTACAGATTAAAAGGTAAATCcttttagaaatattaataaaattatatacataaataataatatattttcgtataattaaaaattattattcatatgataatatgttattgtttatacataaacttatatattatttttacatataatactattaaataaatataagtaaattttgTCATAAATTATAACATATACAAGGTTTGTAAATTTCCTTACAAAACCATCCCCTCTAAGATGATTTCtaaatttcatactaaaataattgttttttaggataataaaaactatatgtatatatttttaaataaataaatagatttataaaaaatatatcattatataattaaatgattttaaattaataataaaataatatttaattataaaataatatattatctatatatttatttaaatactaaaaaatatacacttatgatattatttttttcataatatgATTCATGTTAAACTTAACTAAGGTTAGTTAATACACCATATGGTATTATAAACCGACAAATCACTATTTCTTACAGCATTGAGCACcctattaattattgaaattattgaaggccaaaggattaaTTCCCATCCAAAGCCGGTTGATTTCTTAGTTTATTTccttttaacaataaaaattttatttacccattTATAAATGGTTAAagttattaaaacttttaaattttatcttatttttttcttttaaactctaaaacctaacaattttttctataccaaaatttaaaaaacattatttttttctaagatTTAGTTTATAATTTCCGATACCATCATTGACAGCCTCTTCCTCTCAATGCTTTATTCCTCTAAGGGCGTCTCTATTGTCATCTCTCTCTCCTCTGATCAACTATTCAAATCAGAAAGATGaagttttttatctttctagAAGAAGatgacttttcttcttctaaaaAGACGACTGTTTTTCCAAACAAGCGATACATGATTATCGGAGGAAAAAGAGATACTGAGACAGatcactaaaagaagaggaaccgttaagagagagaaattgttGGAGATGTCATTGAATATTAAAgttaaaccctaggggggaaaagtaattttttaaaacttggtttaaaaaaaaaattattactttttatggtttaaataagaaaaataggtaaaattttagtttatttttaatattatagataaactgacgattttatttttaaaattaacaaattgaacTGTTTATAAGTAGACAAAtgagaatttcaaaattaaaagataaaaattttagaaaacaatatTCTTTGGGTGAGAATTAATCCTTTGACCTtgattaaaagataaaaattctaGAATATTGCATTAACCTTACTGTATATTTAGATAAATCCTTATAGTGAGTTACATTAATGATATACAAAGAGCAACAAATCAATGTCAAgcaatgtaattaaaaataatcggaatattttattatgtaattagatattattttatttttaaattaaaattactcaattacataataatatatccctataaatatacaaattagtatGTGCATAATTTTCCTTGACAATATAAACCAATTCAGTAAATACAGACACCAAAACAAAAAGCCACTTTCTTCACAGCATCAACTTACAAATAGCTAATTTTTGATGCTAAGCGTCACTGCGGTCGGACATGGGCACATCAGATTGAGTGATGAATAGCATCTCATATATAAGCCCAGCAAACCCACCTCCAGTCAATGGCCCAGCCCAGTAAACCCAGTGGTTGGTCCAATTCCAGCTGACCAAAGCAGGCCCGAACGAGACGGCCGGGTTCATCGAGGCTCCATCAAAAATCCCTCCGGCAAAAATGTTAGCTGCAAGAACGAGCCCAATTGCTAATGGTGCTATGAATCCGACAGTGTTCTTCTTTGGATCAATGGCGGTGGCATACACAGTGTAAACCAACCCAAAAGTCATCACAATCTCAAAAACAAATGCGTTCCACACTGTCACTCCAGGAGATAGAGCAAATGCCGTGGTCGTCTGCACAAAATTTGGTTTTCTAATATtgttaaaatgttaatataaaaCTACTACTTTGCAGAAtaactgaatttgagttgagcTCAAAATTGTCAAGTTCAAAATCGTCAAACTcgttttaaaattgtttaaacttgTCTTATTTGAGAAAAGTTAAACTTgtattcaactcaaatttgagttcaagttaaaatttgagctcaaattcaaaatttaagttagaTTTAAGttcgaatttgaatcaaacGTTGAGCTCGAGTTGGTTTTGTAACTGAGCAGAAAATGACTATTGATGCATATTGGTAAAAAAGACATCGTCTTAAttgattcatattaaaatttttaaaatttataagtttagTGGACTGAACACTTATAAAGCttgagtttaaaatatttaactttcaaattcaaatttaaacttaacttcgTGAGTTAAACTCgtttctaatttatttaaattgagcttatttttgaattaaaataaattcagtttgaatttatccttagtttacttataaaataaatgattggttcaaaatttccaattaaaaaaaaaaagactttttgCAAATcatcttaaaatatttaaaaaacccttaataaaatataaaaaacttctTATTGAGGAATGTTAACTATGTTTCAAAATCACTAAAATGTATACATTTAAGAGACCTTAATTGGAACTCAGTAATAtcttgataaattatttataatataaaataaaataaaatatgtttttattctaagatttaagaaaaataatacacacaaataaaaatcttttttaaaacaatacatttcttattaaaaaaaaaaaggttcactagaaaatgattttttaatattataatatcatcattcattATGAAAtccatgaataaaaaaataaatttgtaaaattttgaataccCGCCAAGCCGTTAGTGGCAAGTCTAAGGAGCAAGCAAGCAATGGTGGAACCAGAAAGCTGGCCAATCCAATACAAGATGAGTTCAATCAAACTAAGATGCCCACCAACGAAGGCGCCGAACGTGACAGCGGGGTTCAGATGGCCACCGGAGATGTTGGCGGCGTTAGCGACGCAGGCAAAAAGGGCGAACCCGTGGGCCAGTGCGGCTATAACAATTCCTGTGGGAGTGTTGGGACCGTTACCAGTAAGCTTGCTGAAGGCCATGCCTGAGCCCTGGCCAGCGAAAACAAATATAAGGGTGCAAAAGAATTCAGAAAAGGGCGCTCTGAGTATCGCACGTGGAGAATTTCCCGACGGTTTGATGGTTATTCGATTGATCGGCATTGTGATCAGATGGTTGAGAAGGTGTGGATGTGTAACTATGGGGAGCAGTGAAGGGAGGGCGTGAGGTGTTATATTGAATTTTCAGGGAATGATCAACCAGGGGAGGAAGAAgaacaaaatcaaatgaaaatttaagatgGAAAAAGATAATTAGTTGAGCAAGTGAAAACTATAAATCCAAATGAGTCAGTagcttttttaaatattgacaTTTTTGGAAGAAATTATGTGAATGGTCATAGTACCATCATAGATTTTAAAAGTCTCGTATTAACAAGGCAATTCGATTGAAATAATGTTttccttttaacaaaaaaactataagttttgaaaaatgaagagATCGAAtacacaaatttttaaattttgttggaGGAAATCAGCCTTGAAAGCATATATCCTCGAAGTTTACCAAAATCAATGTAAGGAtgtttttgtcaaatttgaagGCCTGTGGATGTACACAGAATTTTTTGAAAAGCAAAGGGTGAAGGAATTTTCCTATGAAAAAAGGGAAACATATTTGTCCGTCCTTAGTAGATTCGTGCATAAGGTGTGGGGAGCTAGCTAGTCTAAGGAGGGGGCTATTCGGTGGAAACCTGAATTGAGTTGAGGCCACTAATGGCGGCCTTAGGTCAATGCGAAGTTCCTCTCACCTCTTGGATTGTGTTAACGTATAGGgtatacttttttcttttgtttttttcaatattaaagtTGGTTTGTTTAAGGAggacaaataatattaatattaacgaaataattagtttgaattataaaaatagaattactCAAATATAGGGATATAAGTTTGAAATTATtagagatatattaaaattaaaattttaacttacagttaattattaaatctgaaatttaattttattttactctgAAAGAATAATCCaactcaaataaatattttttaattattaaaaaaattaaccaatcaatttttttaattaaagtaccaaaattggtttttcttctattgaaaaaaataaagtattattatttcttattaagACACTTTAACTATTATTTATCTCATAATAGCTGCATACCTTCAAATATCACCATGTTTTATTTTACACCTTAAGAATTTCAAAGCAATCCTTACTAGGAAGAAAAGCATTATTTTTGTGTACAAAATAGTCcccaaagttaaaaaaatgcgCAGTCAGATGTAAACAATCTTAACATCCCAAATCAACTGGTGTTTTGGGCTGCTTTTACCCAGTAAATGTTGCCATGCTTCTTCAAAGCTCGAGGAAGGTGCCCACAAAGGTTCGGGGTCTCATCCAGTCAATGACACATGCCAAGCTTTTCtaaaaagtttgaaatgttTTAAACTTCTGAAGGCTAGAATTTCTTCGATGATTTATGCACTCGCCGAAAGTTGTACAATTCTTGAaataagaacaagaaaattGGGCAAACACCCCCACAAATTCTGAAACTCACAATTAAGATGACAACTTTTACAAGTAAAattacatgtaaaaaaaatttatacaaattgaaatgataatatttgattaagtgattttaaagtgGAAGAAAAGGTAAACAATCACGTCATCTAATCACaaactgttatttaatttatacaaatataatttgtttatatatatagttttactttttataGATTTCCCCACCTCGAAAGCTCAAATGAAAATCAACTACGACGCCAATTCTGCTTCCCTTAAAGGATTAAATCAAAATCTCACATAATAAGGTCTGGCATCAAATCATCAAATACTTACCATTTCAATATTATACTATGTTCTAAATAAATGGTTGAAAAGCTAATAATTCTAATTCTTCCAGCACAATTGATATAACCCAGCACAACTTGGAGCATGTACATTAAGTATCCTTTAAGCCCCTTCAGCTACAAGTAAACTCAATCAGGACCATTCTACCAGCTCTTAGGTCATGTTGCCATTGAAGAATTCTGATTGGCAGCCTGAATCTACAAGGAAAAAGATATTTggactaaaataaaaatataatatgctCGAAATCGATCCATCATTTAACTGTTTTGTCACTCGAGGCATAATGGAAGAGTTAACCTAGAGAtgatattaaaagttaaaacataTAATCAACTAATCACTCGAGGGGTACACTTCCTAAGCATTCTGTTTTGTCACAATGTCAAACAAAGAACATTACTTAGGCATAATATTTGATaactaagaaaaaatatatccaGCCTTGTATGAGCAGAGTTTAAGAAAGCGGGTAagcaaagacaaaataaaatcgTACCAAATTGTTTGAAAGCAATCATAGAAGAAACTGGTGACCTAGAGATCCAAATTATGCGGTATTTAGCAGGCACCCAATTTGTAGAGAACAGAAAATGAATGTCAAACTGTGGAGAGACGAAGTCAATCAAGAAAATACCTAGAAAGAGGTGAAAGTGCTCAAGATTTCCATTCACCTCGGACAGAGACATATTCTCTGATGATGTATTTCCGTTGGAATCAGCTATAGAGAACATTTTATTTCCATTCACCTCAGACAGAGACATATTCTCTGATGATGTTCTTGCCCTAAACAAGCTGTCACCAAGTTTTAACTCGTATACATCTTGATGCCTTGCTTTCTGTGCTGCAGTGCACTGCACATTTTTGCACAACAATATCAGCTGAAATGGAGAGGAggagaaatacattaaaaaatgaCATACAAGTCCGCAACTGTTAGCTTCTGCAAGCCATTCAAAAACGAAGAGCACAATTGCAGGAGTGAATACTGTTCTACCTATTACTTGATCGGCCAGCCTAAGCTGATCAGACATTTGGCCCTCTGCACACTGGTCACAGTCTGTGACTCACAGATAAGTAGTCATGTAGATCAAAGTACAGGCAAGTCCTAGAAGTTCAGTAAGTTTGACTACTGATTCCGTTGGACATAACCTGCAATGTTGTGCCCTTAGAAATCCATGCAGTTCTCTCTGGTTCATGTTCCAAAGGATGAAGAGACTGCGGAGTTCCATCTTCTAATTTCACGCCATAGACAAATGGTAGTCCAAGTACAAGAAAGCTCTCTGGTGGTAAGATCACTTGACAACCAATGGTGAATTGCAATTTTTGCTCATGATCTTGAACTGATGGAGGTAGGCATGATTTCTACAAGTAAAAGATTAATATAGTAAGATTGATGTACAGTAATGgaagatttatatatatcatatggtTATGATGTAATAAGGGAAAAGTAACCCAACTAATAATACCCCAAATTCCAAACATATTAAAAGAAACTCTCCAAATACAGAAAGTAGGTAAACAAAATAATTCAGGATAACTTAAAGTAATGCTTTCAAACCTTCCGTAagtaatatatttctaaaattattagCCACAAAGGCATGAATCTCccacaaagaaataaaagaaccTCAAATTGGATAACAGGGCATGTTGTAACATAGTGGGAAATGGAGGCGTTACCTGCAAATGGGTTATATAGATTAGGCAGTGGTAACTCAAGGCGTTAAACCTTTAACAGATGTGTGTATAGTGTTGTCAGAAGacattaaactttaaaaacataaaaagaatatattgtATATTTCAAGGAAAAGAATATTAAACTGTAAGAAAGCTTTCACAATCCAGATATGACTGCCCCATTTGTATCTTTCATCATTTTTCTAACAAGCATCGGAGAGTATAATGTAGGGACATTTGCGAGACTGGAAGGGGAAGTGGAGAGAATTTTTCCGTGGGTTGGAGATGGGGATTCCCTATCATTTAAGTACTAGGGATGCGACGAGGGCAAGAAAaagttttcttataaaaataaggAGGTAGATTAAGGTATTTTACTCTTACCTGTTTCGTTTTCCTCTCTAAATGATAATCCCaaccttaaattaaattttattattcgcatttgattttagtaattttgtataaaaaattaggaAATGTTTAGTTAAAGACATTCAAATAGGTAATCTAATTGATACCTCTATTTTAGTCATTAAAGGATTCACAAagtattcttaattttattaccatactaatcttaattattaatttttcttttgaaagacAACTAAGTTATGAAAGACGATATTACTAAACTCAGGGGTAGAAATAGAATTAATAGGTAATTGATGGGTCACATAAACTAAAGTGTTAAACATAAGGGTATCCATGCAAAAGACAAAGATTTTACAAACCCTCTCGCCGTCGAACAGCAACCACTACAAAGCAGCACATTCACGTTATCACATCATCTACTCCACTCTCTGAATGCAAGCTGCAGTTGCAGCCATGGCGATCCACACTCTCCTTACTGTCACTGTCTCCCCATCTTCTCACACTCTTCTCTCCAAATTTCCCTCACATTCTTCTTATCCTCTTCACTCTTCTTTTAACGGCGTCTCTCTCAAACTCCCTCTTGGTTCCAACTTAACTCTATCCGCCGTCGCTCCCAAGCCCTTCGTTGTTGTCGCTGCTACCAAGAAAGCCGTTGCTGTTCTCAAGGGAGATTCTAATGTCGAAGGGGTTGTTACTTTGACTCAAGAAAGTGATGGTCGGTTTCTctgttttaattcatttttttttataacattttatctgaattaaaagattttatttttgtttttaattttcttggtGTTTGCCTTTGGTGAATTTAGTGAAGAATTTGTggtagttatttttttttaaggattgtTATTTAGAGaaatatgacatttttatcTAATGAAATTGCTACGAAACTGGAGAATGCGATAGTCGCAATTAATAGAAGTTTGGGATGCAAGttactgaaattttttaagTCTATATATTAAACGAATTGTCTCTTGGCAATCTCTCTTTCCCCAAACTATTGATAATTTCTTTAGAAGAATCAATAGAGCAGCCCAGCAGGAGTGCTCTACAAAACTTTTACCGTCACTGCATGAAACTTGCGTTACAAAatgattatattcttttattcttttatcttCAATTGACAGAATCTTCTCTTTCACTGCTCTctatttgtttgaaatttggAAAACCTCTACCGTACCAAGTCAAATAGCCATATGAGGACAGTGGAGTCTAGTTTAAGTGTTtgcaaataaaaacaaatagaaaTGCCACACTCAAAGTTTGATATGTTCTTCTCTTTGTATTTGTTGTCAGCATTGTTGGATTATGCAATTATTGATAAGTGTTTAACTCTGTTATAAATAGGTCCCACAACTGTGAAGGTTCGAATTACAGGACTTACTCCTGGACCTCATGGTTTCCATCTAGTGAGTTCTGATGGCTGTAGCTTTTTTCTAAGCTGTGACTTTAAATCCTGTGAAATTTCCTGATGGTTTTGCTTcgtgttttattttttcgtaGCATGAATATGGTGATACAACAAATGGATGCATGTCAACGGGTAATACCTGGCTGTAATAAAAGCTTAAATAATCACTATATCACTTCTTTTAATGTTTCAGTTGGTTAAGATCATAATGTTGATGCTTGCATgtgttttcataattttttctgtCACTTTCTTTTGTCTCCTAAATTATAGGAGCACATTTCAATCCTAGCAATATGACTCATGGTGCTCCTGAGGACGAAATCCGTCATGCGGGTGACCTGGGAAACATAATTGCTGGCACTGATGGtaatgcattttctttttctttctttctggcATATTCTTGGTCTTCTTTTTAACCAACTAATTGTGTCTGGTAATGGTTTTTAACACAGGTGTGGCAGAAGCAACAATTGTTGACAGTCAGGTATTTTTATGCTTGGCTTTTTTTTCTACCAATGTGTATTTGTCTGttgtaattgtttttgttttttctttactttttttcatCACTTCTGAAACTAATTATGATATTACAGACTGTGTTTCCTCCTAGATGATCTGTAATTATTTTGGCTCAACTGTGCAGATACCATTGAGTGGTCCTAATGCTGTAATTGGAAGAGCTCTTGTGGTTCATGAGCTAGAGGATGACCTTGGAAaaggtatatatttatttattaatgatttacTTATCTTGAAATTTCATCTTTATGGCGCCTGAACTACGCTGACATTTTAATGACTATACGGTGCTGCTGGAGCAACTtttgaaagaaacaaaattttctttcacccaTGAACTTAGTTTTTTATCTATGCAgcaaaatatatgttatttattaataaatgcaAGCTTTAAGGAAATAACTGGTTGAAAAGAGGTCTTTGATTCGAAGTAGGGGAAATTTTAAGAATGTTATAATTGTGTACTAATTATTGCCTTTGATGCTATcttatttgctttttttttgtttttttttttggtgtctcCTCACACCCATTTTGTTTTGCATCTATAGGTGGGCATGAACTTAGTCTAACCACTGGCAATGCAGGCGGAAGACTAGCATGTGGTATgcaaaactaaagaaaaaatgGATTTTATTAATCTATGTTTCCACaattatctataattttttgcATGTGAGTGCCTCAAAGAATGTTATCTTCTATATGGTTTGTTCTTTTATTGTAGTTAGTAAGCCAAAAATGCTGGTGATTTACCAatcaagaatattatttttgtaacatCTTATTTACTAGGGTGAGCAAAATATCCAAACCGGAATCGTCAGGTACCTAGCTTTCGGTTCCAGTTCCTACCTTGGATAGGCTGAGGAATTGGAACTGATCTGAGGACTAGATTTGAGAAACTTCCTGAGAACATACCTTACCTGATCGACCCATCTTCAGATCAAAACCTTCTCCTTTTCAACCTCACCTCATTGCCATTCCCTTGCAAACCATCATTGCACCACCAGTGCCCTCTCAACCCCCATTTTCTCCATCAAGAACTTCCATTGCCTACCTCTTTCCATGCCTTTACTGATCCAGAAAGTTCTACAACTCATAAGCTTTGGGCAGCCACCAAAATGGCCACAGGTGTGAGCGAGCTGCTTCACCTAGAAAGTTGAACATCCCATCCATTAACATCAATGTTCCATCCCCACACAGTTTCAGTTCTTTTCTTTCAACCCACCAAGGCACCAACTCCCTTATTTAGAGCACCATGTTGCACCCTAACTTGTTGATCAGTTCTGGCAGAAGTGCTAGCACTGGTACCCATCCACTTTTGTTCCTCCTAATGTTACTGATCATGGTTGTAGCTCCGTTACTCTCAATCTGCCTCCCCCCCCTGTTGATAGTGCTGACACAGTTAATGAACTTGATCTCACTCTTCATTTGTGATGCTTtttgtttgttccttttttCTTGGGTCATTTTATATTAGTTAGGTATCATTTGGCATTTTTGTGTTTTGAGATACTTTTTGAGGTCCAGATCTGAGATTAAAAGTAACAAGTAAGATGTTGAATgggaagaaaattttatttttcttctaaaaaaatAAGGGTGAACAGTGTCGAGTGGAATTGGAACCCAAACTGACCAAGTAGGAACCTATTTTAGTCGGTTCTGGttcttattttttagaaatgGGCTGGTTCTAGTTCTGGTTCCAGTTTCCTATTTTTAAGCAAGGTAACCAAAATCATTCCCCCTACTATTTACAACATGGTcatgatt includes:
- the LOC123225395 gene encoding aquaporin TIP1-1-like; its protein translation is MPFNRISFGPSAGSPLAIFKAPLAEFISTLIFVFAGEGSGMAFNKLTDDGSTTPAGLIAEALAHGFGLFVGVSVGYNISGGHVNPAVTFGAFIGGHISLTDGILYWIGQLLGSTVACLLLKFATNGMTTSAFALSSGVTVWNAFVFEIVMTFALVYTVYATVLDPRKGSVGVIGPLAIGLVLAANILAGGAFDGASLNPAMSFGPALVSWDWTNHWVYWAGPLIGGGIAGLVYETFFINQSYEPVSDA
- the LOC123226176 gene encoding aquaporin TIP1-3-like, which encodes MPINRITIKPSGNSPRAILRAPFSEFFCTLIFVFAGQGSGMAFSKLTGNGPNTPTGIVIAALAHGFALFACVANAANISGGHLNPAVTFGAFVGGHLSLIELILYWIGQLSGSTIACLLLRLATNGLTTTAFALSPGVTVWNAFVFEIVMTFGLVYTVYATAIDPKKNTVGFIAPLAIGLVLAANIFAGGIFDGASMNPAVSFGPALVSWNWTNHWVYWAGPLTGGGFAGLIYEMLFITQSDVPMSDRSDA
- the LOC123224726 gene encoding superoxide dismutase [Cu-Zn], chloroplastic — its product is MQAAVAAMAIHTLLTVTVSPSSHTLLSKFPSHSSYPLHSSFNGVSLKLPLGSNLTLSAVAPKPFVVVAATKKAVAVLKGDSNVEGVVTLTQESDGPTTVKVRITGLTPGPHGFHLHEYGDTTNGCMSTGAHFNPSNMTHGAPEDEIRHAGDLGNIIAGTDGVAEATIVDSQIPLSGPNAVIGRALVVHELEDDLGKGGHELSLTTGNAGGRLACGVVGLTPL